From the genome of Papaver somniferum cultivar HN1 chromosome 2, ASM357369v1, whole genome shotgun sequence, one region includes:
- the LOC113352087 gene encoding putative disease resistance protein RGA1 translates to MEDILVSGTGRILQTLISVVGEEIRLAWGVKDELKRLKETLEMIAAKTSDAETKQIHDAEVSLWLKKLKGAAYDAEDVLDEFSYQAMRSKKNKVRDFVSSSNPLVFHFKMASKIKYINKNLDRISSDMIKFKFQSNSGTDNASTWKPNRQTFHFVDELKIVGREKDKSNISERNVGEQTLFAGTNDLWNENFMEWNILKSVLDIGAVGSRIIVTTRSQQVALVVHGLIPPYNLDVLSEAQCWSIIEGKAFSPGGASETPNMKNIGEQIAKRCGGLPLAAAFLGGLMHSQSDERHWLSIRDHRSLHTPKNQSGGIIPILKLSYDNLKSHLKQCFSYCCLFPKDWRINRETLIRLWMAEGFLHSSHGGNDNSLEDIGNDYFYSLLSNSFFQDVEYNSIGEIKTFKMNNLVHDLAQSVIGSHEATILNASEMGKDVSDIRRLLLMTEEGMSKTGFKVLNNSKKLRTIFCQRNPHFFTSSVHNKHLRVIHSLSSNIRQASPSSDLNFIHLRYLDLNRCILENTYADSIGQLYNLQTLNFQLCLNLQNILQGIGSLKNLRHLDISHSDAEALPDSIVKLTNLQTLDISGCDISDLHKNIGHLRNLMTFHFSYSAVTELPDSFGALIKLRSLDLRGTKIKKLPESLTTNSCKLEFVKFVEHCETPKYIKNWVELRSLAFYYKDQYWANRYRIMPGGIEMLTRLEVLKPYVVRKEKDYIGGANIDDSSGIKELADLNSLRELTITHLHNVRGGGIDAGRAMLKDKQNIRSLDLQWGEEGEAAASSSGNNSFVVLEGLKPHHNLKDLRIEYFDGIKFPKWMGSSYCLPNLVQLTLWVCTSCQKLPALGMLPCLKVLHIVGMSSVKRLGEEYYYQQDEEEVEESSNTVKATTAFFTSLIELKIEDIYNLI, encoded by the exons ATGGAAGATATACTTGTTAGTGGTACTGGAAGAATACTGCAAACACTAATCTCTGTTGTTGGCGAAGAAATTCGTCTTGCCTGGGGTGTCAAGGATGAGCTGAAAAGGCTTAAAGAAACATTGGAGATGATCGCCGCTAAAACATCCGATGCGGAAACGAAGCAGATACACGATGCAGAAGTTTCACTTTGGTTAAAAAAGCTTAAGGGAGCTGCTTATGATGCTGaggatgttcttgatgagttctCTTACCAAGCCATGCGCAGCAAGAAAAACAAGGTAAGAGATTTTGTTTCGTCTTCAAACCCACTTGTCTTTCATTTTAAGATGGCTAGTAAAATCAAGTACATCAACAAAAACTTAGATCGGATTTCAAGTGACATGATCAAGTTTAAGTTTCAAAGTAATAGCGGCACCGATAATGCAAGTACTTGGAAACCGAATAGACAAACATTTCACTTTGTCGATGAGTTAAAAATTGTAGGAAGAGAGAAAGATAAATCCAACATA AGTGAAAGAAATGTTGGAGAACAAACTTTATTTGCTGGTACTAATGATCTGTGGAACGAAAATTTCATGGAATGGAATATACTTAAGAGTGTCTTAGACATCGGCGCCGTTGGCAGCAGAATTATAGTTACCACACGTAGCCAACAAGTTGCATTGGTGGTACACGGTTTAATTCCTCCTTACAATCTAGATGTATTATCAGAAGCTCAATGTTGGTCTATTATCGAAGGGAAAGCTTTTTCTCCGGGTGGAGCGTCGGAGACTccaaacatgaaaaatataggAGAGCAAATAGCAAAAAGATGTGGTGGTTTGCCCCTCGCAGCAGCCTTTTTAGGTGGTCTTATGCACTCACAGAGCGATGAAAGACATTGGTTGTCAATCAGAGACCACAGAAGCTTACATACACCGAAAAATCAAAGCGGCGGGATCATACCAATATTGAAGTTGAGCTATGATAATTTAAAGTCTCATTTGAAACAATGTTTCTCATACTGTTGTTTATTTCCTAAAGACTGGAGAATCAATAGAGAAACCTTGATCCGATTATGGATGGCTGAAGGATTCCTTCATTCATCTCATGGAGGAAATGATAACTCACTAGAAGATATCGGTAACGATTATTTTTATAGTTTGTTATCAAATTCTTTCTTTCAAGATGTAGAATATAACAGTATAGGTGAGATTAAAACATTCAAAATGAATAATTTAGTACATGATCTTGCACAAAGTGTCATCGGCAGTCATGAAGCCACGATTCTAAATGCAAGCGAAATGGGGAAAGATGTATCTGATATCCGCCGTCTGCTGTTAATGACAGAAGAAGGAATGTCAAAAACTGGTTTTAAAGTCTTGAACAATTCGAAAAAGCTACGGACAATTTTTTGCCAGAGAAACCCTCATTTCTTTACAAGTTCAGTTCATAACAAGCATTTACGTGTTATACATTCGTTGTCCAGCAATATTAGACAAGCAAGTCCATCTTCTGATTTGAACTTTATACACTTGAGGTACCTTGACCTCAATAGGTGTATACTTGAAAATACTTACGCTGATTCCATTGGTCAACTGTATAATCTCCAGACTCTGAACTTCCAACTTTGTCTTAATCTTCAAAATATTCTCCAAGGAATTGGTTCCTTGAAAAACTTGCGTCATCTCGATATCTCTCATTCCGATGCTGAAGCATTACCTGATTCTATAGTTAAGCTTACCAATTTACAGACTTTAGATATCAGTGGGTGTGATATTAGTGACTTACATAAAAACATCGGGCATCTTAGAAATCTAATGACCTTTCATTTTTCATATTCCGCAGTCACAGAATTGCCAGATAGCTTTGGAGCGTTGATAAAATTAAGGTCACTTGACTTGCGAGGtactaaaataaaaaaactgCCAGAGTCTTTGACTACCAACAGCTGCAAACTTGAGTTTGTGAAATTTGTAGAACACTGTGAAACTCCCAAATACATTAAGAATTGGGTGGAACTGAGAAGTCTTGCTTTCTACTATAAAGATCAATATTGGGCGAATCGTTATCGAATAATGCCCGGAGGTATAGAAATGCTAACTCGCCTCGAAGTATTAAAGCCTTACGTGGTTAGGAAAGAAAAAGACTATATCGGAGGAGCCAATATTGATGATTCTAGTGGGATCAAAGAATTAGCAGACTTAAACTCCCTTCGAGAGTTAACTATAACACATCTACACAATGTCAGAGGTGGTGGAATAGATGCCGGGAGGGCAATGTTAAAAGACAAGCAAAACATTCGATCTTTGGATTTACAatggggagaagaaggagaagcagCAGCTAGTAGTAGTGGTAATAATTCTTTTGTGGTGTTGGAAGGTCTAAAGCCACACCATAATTTAAAGGATTTGAGAATAGAATATTTCGATGGAATAAAATTTCCGAAGTGGATGGGTAGCTCTTACTGCCTCCCGAATTTGGTGCAATTAACACTGTGGGTTTGCACTAGTTGCCAGAAGCTTCCAGCACTGGGTATGCTCCCGTGTCTTAAAGTACTTCACATAGTAGGAATGAGCTCGGTGAAACGTTTGGGTGAAGAATATTATTAccaacaagatgaagaagaagtggaAGAAAGCAGTAATACTGTGAAAGCTACAACGGCATTTTTTACTTCATTGATTGAGCTGAAAATTGAAGATATATATAATTTAATTTAG
- the LOC113354034 gene encoding acid phosphatase 1-like, whose amino-acid sequence MERLSLFLLAAAIFAATYCHASSVEKGGISKTIHLLRPKSGSGGELLQGISCNSWRLAVETNNFRNWKTVPIECGDYVGHYLLGQYYRQDSRFVTLEAAKYGESVNRTGDGKDIWVFDIDETTLSNVPYYAKHGFGVQPYNDTAFNAWVDTGKARALPESLTLYNRILSLGFKVVFLTGRAEMRREITRKNLRAAGYKNWEKLLLRQPLDAHKSAVVFKSQQRAKLVQQGYRIQGNIGDQWSDILGTDIGSRTFKLPDPVYYIS is encoded by the exons ATGGAAAGgctctctctttttcttcttgcTGCTGCCATATTTGCTGCAACATATTGCCATGCTTCTTCTGTTGAAAAGGGAGGGATCTCCAAAACGATACACCTTCTTCGCCCAAAATCAGGCTCCGGAGGCGAACTTCTCCAAGGTATTTCTTGCAATAGTTGGCGTCTTGCTGTTGAAACCAATAACTTCCGTAACTGGAAAACTGTTCCAATCGAATGTGGGGATTATGTTGGCCATTACTTGTTAGGCCAGTACTACCGCCAAGATTCAAGATTTGTCACCCTAGAGGCTGCAAAATATGGTGAGAGCGTTAACCGCACTGGAGACGGTAAAGACATTTGGGTATTTGACATCGACGAGACTACATTATCCAATGTACCTTACTACGCTAAACATGGATTCGG GGTTCAACCATATAACGACACAGCCTTCAATGCATGGGTTGATACCGGCAAAGCTCGAGCCTTGCCGGAAAGTCTTACATTATACAACAGAATACTTTCTTTAGGCTTCAAAGTTGTATTTTTGACTGGAAGAGCGGAAATGCGTAGAGAAATTACTAGGAAAAACCTTCGTGCAGCTGGATACAAAAACTGGGAGAAGCTTCTTTTAAG GCAACCATTAGATGCACATAAATCAGCAGTTGTGTTTAAATCTCAACAAAGGGCAAAGCTCGTGCAACAAGGATATAGAATCCAAGGAAACATTGGAGATCAATGGAGTGATATTTTGGGAACCGACATCGGTAGCAGAACGTTCAAATTGCCCGACCCTGTTTACTATATTAGTTAG